AAGAAACACAAGGAATACAAGCATCCATTTGTCTGCATCGTTAATTGTTTTGGTAATTTTAGTTTCAATTTTTTCAGCTCCCTTGTCATCTAACATTATCTTTCCATTCTCAAAATGTTTTGTTTTTAGTTCCTCAGCAACTGTACCATCTGTGTATGATTTAGAAGTCGTGTAGATAGAGTCGGTTTTAGTTTCGCTGATTTCTTTTAAAGATGGAACCGTTTTAGTTTGCGCTACGATTTCAGTTTTTAAAGCTAAATCAGTAGTTTGAAACATGGCTCTGTAAATAGGTCTATACGCAATGATTGCTATTAACAAACCAGCCATCATGATAGACTTTCTTCCTATTTTGTCACTCAACCATCCAAAGAAAACAAAAAATGGAGTTCCTAATATTAAGGCTATTCCTAACAATGTTTCTACTTGAGATGCCTCAACAAACATTACTGTTTTTAAAAAACTCATTGCGTAAAATTGACCTGTATACCACACTACACCTTGTCCCATTGTAGCTCCAAAAAGTGCTAATAAAACAAATTTTAAGTTGTAGCGGTTACCAAAACTTTCTTTTAGTGGATTGGTACTTGTTTTTCCTTCTGCTTTTGCTTTTGCAAAAACAGGTGATTCATCCATATTTTTTCGAATCAAGTAGGATATACCCACCATTACTATAGATACCCAAAACGGCACTCTCCAACCCCATTCGTCAAAGGCCTCTTTAGTTAGCAACCCTTTTGTTACTAAAATTACTACTAACGAGACAAATAAACCAACAGTAGCAGTTGTTTGTATCCAAGACGTCCAGTATCCTTTTTGACCAGTCGGTGCATGTTCTGCTACATACGTTGCTGCACCGCCGTATTCACCACCAAGTGCTAAACCTTGTAACAAACGTAAAATTAATATTAGTATAGGTGCCGTAAAGCCAATTGTTTCATAAGTAGGGATACATCCCATGACAAAGGTGGCACCACCCATAAGCATTAACGTGACCATAAAGGTATACTTTCGACCGATAATGTCTCCTAATCTACCAAAAAATAAGGCTCCAAAAGGACGTACCACAAAACCTGCAGCAAATGTTGCTAGTGTAGATAAAAATGCAGCAGTAGGATTGTCTGACGGGAAAAATTTTGTTGATAATACAACGGCTAAACTACCGAAGATGTAAAAATCGTACCATTCAATCATGGTACCCATTGAGGATGCGGAGATCACTTTCCAGATTCCTTTTGTTGATTTTGTACTCATAAATATTTTTTTTAATTGGTTATAAATAGATTTGAAGTTGTACTACAAACTCTCCTAAGGACCCAGATTTGTTTGTTAGCGAAGTGTAAACGGGTCTAGTTGAATATTGTGCTGTAATTTTAGCGTGATGTCCGTCAAGGAAAAAGTTTGATCCTATGTCAAATTGTGTGCTTGTTTGCGCTAAAGCATCAAAGTCTTTGTAAGTGACTGCTCCAAAAGGTTGGATTCTCACTTTTGGTTTCGCCTCTTTGTTAGGCAATAAAACACCTGCTTGAGTGTACCAGATAGTTCCAGAACCTATTGTAGGCTGCGCATTTCCAGGACCGGCAATTGCTCTGTTCCCCGTAAAATTAGGGTCTAATGTTCCTACGTTCATAATACCCACATTACGAAGATAGTTAGGTCCAAAATCATAATCATATAATACGCTGTATGCAGTTACAGCCATTTTCTTTTCTTTTTTTCCAATAGGTAAATCCATAAAAGCATCAGCAGATAAAAGGGTAATATCGTGTTTGTTTATGGTGTTGTTAACCAATGATCTAGTAGCATCTGGAGCTGTGTAAAAACCTGCACCTAGATTGAATACTTTTTTAGTACCTAAATAACTTCCTACTTTAAAAGGAAGTACGTTTGCCTCTTGCTCTAAAAATTGATATTCTAAGTATCCTGCTTTAGACCATTTTGTCAAGCCACTATTGTCAACCGCTACTGCGTTTGCAACATTTGTGGTATTAACGGGAGCAAGGTTTGTAGCGTAAGGCTTATTGTAGCTCAAGCGATATTCTAGTTTGCCATATTTACCTTTGGCAAAAAGTCCCACTTGTCTAGCAAATTGATCTGAGTTTTCTATTAATGGCCAGTTAAAAATAGGAGCGTCTATAGTTAAGAAGTTCAAAGTCGATCCCATGGTCATTCTAGATAGTCCCATGTAGTAATGCAATCCTGCACCCAGTGACATACTAAATTTTTTGTCTTTTTCAGGTAGAACTACTGCATATTCGTTCCAAGCGTCATGAAAAAACAAACCTGGTTTTTTACCTGCGCCATAACCACCTGTTCCAGATGTTCCTGCTGCGCCGCCATTGGTAAAGGTTTGGTTATTAATCCCGAAATGGGTTAAAATCATGTATCGTTTAGAAACTTGTGCATAAGCTAGGAAACGCAAACGTCTGTTTCCTATGTCTGTTGCTGTTGATGTTGCTTCGCCACCAATCATTGTTCCGGGATTCATCTCAGAGGAGCGCATCCAGATCTGGTTCCACGCTATAACACGCATGAATTTTGACCCATCTTCATTCAGGTTAAATTTCAAGCCTCCACCGTACTCTGTGGATCCTTGTGAAAAACCTTGTAGCGATAGTAAGAGGACCGACGCTTTAAACAATATTTTTTTCATAAATAAAATTTTGGTTAGTTAATGGTTGGTTAATAAAGTGCCAAATTCTATTTTTTTATTGTGAAAAAAAATTTAGATATATTTTTGTGTAAAGTCTATAGTTAATCTTTGAAACGCTCCCATTTTATTAGCATGAATTTATCACCTAGCTCTGTAATAATCATTCCTGCGCCGGATATAAGTTCTTTTTTCTTTATGTATTCTATTAATTCTAAGTGATTTAAAATTTTGTAAGTAGGATGGTAGTTGGTATGAGATGGTTTTTTGATATTAAAAGATTTTACCCAATTGCTAACGGTAACATGCGAAACTCCTATGATGCGTTCAATTTCTCTATAACTCAAGCCTTCTAGATAAAGTTGCAAGGCCTTAGTTACGTAGTAGTCGTCTATTTTTTTACCCAATTTATTTACGGTAAAAAAATACTTGCATTTTTTACACAAGTACCTTTGTTTATTGTTGATGATGCCACTTTTTGTAATATGAGTTTCTTGACATTTTGGACAGGCTAAAATCTCCATGTATATAAATTTTGCATAAATATAGTAAATTAGCAATTACTATATTTGTAATAAAATAAAAAATATCAAATAAAATTACAAACTGTCTATTTTTATCAATGAATTGTTGTTGTATTATCAGTAAAATAAGGTTTTGGCTGTAAAGTGATTTTGAAAAATGGAAGATTCAATGCATCAATAGTAAAATTGTTACAAATAGATTTATGGTGTTGTGAAGAATAGTTTATTGGTATTGCTGAATGTTTAAAAAAAGTAAAAACTTGTTTTCAATTTTTTTGAGAGGCATATAAAACAAAAAACCCGAATATTTCTATTCGGGTTTTGTGGTACCTCCAGGGATCGAACCAGGGACACATGGATTTTCAGTCCATTGCTCTACCATCTGAGCTAAGGTACCTTGCTATTGCGGGTGCAAATATAGAATCATTTTTTGTTTCTCCAAAACAAATTTTAAAAAAAATGAATTTGTATCTTCGTGATCGTAAATATTGAATTATGGTTTTAGTTATAGATGTGGGCAATACAAGGATTAAAGCGGCTGTCTTTGAGGGGAATATGCTTCTAGAGGTTTTTGTATTTGTTAAAGAGGAGCTTCAAAAAAATTGTGTAAATATTTTAAAAAAATATCCTTTGCTCATTCAAGTTGTAGTTTCGTCAGTTGGTTTTGTTGATGAAATTGCCTTTTTAAAGCTTGAATCTAAATTAAAAATACACTTCGTAACTCGTGAAGAAGAGTTTCCTTTTGTAAATAAATACGCAACACCAGCAACATTAGGAATTGATAGAATGGTTTTGGCGGCTGGAGCTGTGTTGCAATTTCCTAGACAAAACAGGCTGGTTATTGATGCAGGTACTTGTGTGACCTATGATTTTATAGATGAACAAGATCATTATTTGGGAGGTGCTATTTCACCTGGCTTAAGATTGAGGTACGAATCCTTGCATAATTTTACTGCTAAATTGCCATTGCTTACACTCGAAAATCCTAAGGAGCTTATAGGCGATTCTACTAATAGTTCCATTCATTCCGGTGTTGTTAACGGATTGGTTTATGAAATTGATGGATTCATAGCAGATTACAAGTTGAAGTATCCAAATTTTATAATAATTTTAACGGGCGGCGATACAGTTTTTTTGGCTAAACGATTAAAAAATACCATATTTGCCAATTCAAATTTCCTTTTGGAGAGTTTGAATCGAAAATTCCATTATAATATCAAAAAATGATTAAAAAAATTTTAATAAGTTCTTGCTTGTTTTTTTCAATAGCAACTTTCGCACAAGAAGGATCGGCATCTCCATATTCTTTTTACGGTATAGGTCAAGTAAGGTTTAGAGGCGCCCATGAATATCGTTCCATGGCTGGAGTAGCAGTAGAGCAGGATAGTATTCATGTCAATTTGCAAAATCCGGCTAGTTATGCTAATTTGAAATATACAAGTGTAGCACTTGGTGGAACCTATGGAACTACAGCTTTAAAAAGCGTTTCAAAGTCTGCAAATGCAACAAGAACAACTATAGATTACTTAGCTGTTGGTTTGCCAATGGGTAAATTTGGACTAGGTTTTGGTTTAATACCATACTCATCTGTAGGATACAAAGTACAATCAACTTCTACTGAAGTGGGTGCAACTAATAGTCGTTTTGATGGTAAAGGCGGCATGAATAAGGCCTTCGTTGGTTTAGGTTATAAAGTGGCTCCCAAATTTAATATAGGAGCTGATGTGAGTTATAATTTTGGAAAAATTGAAACTAATAGTTTTCAGTATGTGAATGATGTTGCTACTGGAACTCGTGAGTTAAACACTGCTGATTTATCAGGTGTTAATTTTAGTGTTGGAATGATGTATGAAACCAAATTGTATAAGAAAATTAATGCTTACACAAGCTTAACGTATACTATAGAGAGTAATTTGAGGTCTAATAATTCTAGAAATATAGCCACGGCATTGTATAATTCAGACTTTAATATTGCTGTTGTTGATGTTTTGGCTGATATTAATTCGGCTACTGATTTAATTTTACCAAGTAAAATAGCATTAGGTGGAGGTATTGGAGAGTCTAGAAAATGGCTTTTAGGAGGTACAATTGAGTACGGAAAAACTTCTGGTCAAGCCAATGAATACAATAACAACGCTAATGTAGGATACGGAAAATATGGAAGTGTAGCGCTTGGAGGTTATTACATCCCAAAATACAATTCTTTTACCAGTTATGCAAAACGTATTGTGTATAGAGGTGGTTTAAGATATGAAAAAACGGGTCTTGTTATTAATACAGAATCTATTAATGACATGGGACTTACACTTGGTGTAGGTTTGCCACTTAACGGAACTTTTTCAAATGTAAACATTGGATTTGAAATGGGAAAAAGAGGAACTACAAAAGCTAATTTGATTCAAGAAAATTATGCTAATGTTAGTTTTGGTTTTTCTCTTAATGAAAAATGGTTTGAAAGAAGAAAATTCTACTAGGATTCTTTTTTTTGCTCTTAATAGCGGTATATGACAATTACGAAACGTTTTTTTTTAAAATTTGCAGCCATGGGCAGTTGTGTATTTGCACTTGTAAGTTGCGAAAGTAATTTTAAAAACATTCAAAAAATCAATTTCTCTGAGTTTGTACCTAGTAGTGATGCTGATTTAGTAGACTTAAAATATACTGATTCGGGAAGAATTACCGCGGTTTTAGTAAGTCCAAAAATGCTAGATTATGCTACCGTTGATTTTCCTTTCACTGAATTCCCAAAAGGTATTGATGTAACATTGTATGACAAGAAAGGAAAAAAAACGTTTATTCAATCAAAATATGCAGTTTCTTACAAAGTTACTAATATGATTGATTTGCAAGGAAACGTAAAAATCTTCACCGAAGACGGTCAAAAATTAGAAACAGAGCAATTGTATTTTGACCAAAAAAACGAATGGTTTTTTACCGAAAGAAAGTTTAAATTATCAGGTGCCAAAGGCGTTTCAAACGGTCAAGGAATAGATTTTAGTAAAGACTTTAAGATCATTAATTCACAAAAAATAACGGGAGAGGTTCAAACAGAAGAATAAAACTTATCATCATGAAATATTTTAAATACACTCAATACATTTACTTACTTTTTGCAGCCTATCTTATTTTTGATGGAGTTAAAAAACTTAATAATCCAGCTCTTGGTGAAGCTTGGTTGAATTTCATTATTGCAGCTTTTGCAGTATTTATGTTTTTCTTCAGACGTAGATTTGCTAAAAAATTTGAAGAGAGAAATAAAAATATGAAACCATAAAAGCACTTGGTTTGTTTATTTGTCAAGATAGCTTTCTTTGGTAAAATTAGGGTTTTAACTTCAATAAAATAGAACGGTTTTAGGTTTGGTAATATTAGTTTTAAGTGATTTTCAGATCTAATTTAATGTTTATTTTAAAGATTAAATAATCATGAAAAAAGCCTTAAAAAGTGTTTAAAACCCTCTAAAATCATTGGTTTAAGTTAAATTAAAAATACTAAATAATGCTTGAAGGCTTTATTTTATTGGGAAAACAAATTTTCTTGCAAAATAAAAGGCTACTAGTATAATTATTAATTAGATAATTGTATTTTCGCAAACTGAATATAAAAATTAACAACAATAAAATGGCAGTTTTACAAAAAATTAGACAACGTTCACTTCTCTTGATACTCGTTATTGGGTTTTGTTTATTAGCATTTATCATAGGTGATATAT
This portion of the Flavobacterium sp. CECT 9288 genome encodes:
- a CDS encoding porin, coding for MKKILFKASVLLLSLQGFSQGSTEYGGGLKFNLNEDGSKFMRVIAWNQIWMRSSEMNPGTMIGGEATSTATDIGNRRLRFLAYAQVSKRYMILTHFGINNQTFTNGGAAGTSGTGGYGAGKKPGLFFHDAWNEYAVVLPEKDKKFSMSLGAGLHYYMGLSRMTMGSTLNFLTIDAPIFNWPLIENSDQFARQVGLFAKGKYGKLEYRLSYNKPYATNLAPVNTTNVANAVAVDNSGLTKWSKAGYLEYQFLEQEANVLPFKVGSYLGTKKVFNLGAGFYTAPDATRSLVNNTINKHDITLLSADAFMDLPIGKKEKKMAVTAYSVLYDYDFGPNYLRNVGIMNVGTLDPNFTGNRAIAGPGNAQPTIGSGTIWYTQAGVLLPNKEAKPKVRIQPFGAVTYKDFDALAQTSTQFDIGSNFFLDGHHAKITAQYSTRPVYTSLTNKSGSLGEFVVQLQIYL
- the lptC gene encoding LPS export ABC transporter periplasmic protein LptC yields the protein MGSCVFALVSCESNFKNIQKINFSEFVPSSDADLVDLKYTDSGRITAVLVSPKMLDYATVDFPFTEFPKGIDVTLYDKKGKKTFIQSKYAVSYKVTNMIDLQGNVKIFTEDGQKLETEQLYFDQKNEWFFTERKFKLSGAKGVSNGQGIDFSKDFKIINSQKITGEVQTEE
- a CDS encoding MFS transporter; its protein translation is MSTKSTKGIWKVISASSMGTMIEWYDFYIFGSLAVVLSTKFFPSDNPTAAFLSTLATFAAGFVVRPFGALFFGRLGDIIGRKYTFMVTLMLMGGATFVMGCIPTYETIGFTAPILILILRLLQGLALGGEYGGAATYVAEHAPTGQKGYWTSWIQTTATVGLFVSLVVILVTKGLLTKEAFDEWGWRVPFWVSIVMVGISYLIRKNMDESPVFAKAKAEGKTSTNPLKESFGNRYNLKFVLLALFGATMGQGVVWYTGQFYAMSFLKTVMFVEASQVETLLGIALILGTPFFVFFGWLSDKIGRKSIMMAGLLIAIIAYRPIYRAMFQTTDLALKTEIVAQTKTVPSLKEISETKTDSIYTTSKSYTDGTVAEELKTKHFENGKIMLDDKGAEKIETKITKTINDADKWMLVFLVFLQVIFVTMVYGPIAAFLVEMFPVKIRYTSMSLPYHVGNGIFGGLLPAISTFLVTTAKGTGPTPANPEYYLEGLWYPIIIAGICFVIGMIYINRKNNTLHD
- a CDS encoding type III pantothenate kinase, coding for MVLVIDVGNTRIKAAVFEGNMLLEVFVFVKEELQKNCVNILKKYPLLIQVVVSSVGFVDEIAFLKLESKLKIHFVTREEEFPFVNKYATPATLGIDRMVLAAGAVLQFPRQNRLVIDAGTCVTYDFIDEQDHYLGGAISPGLRLRYESLHNFTAKLPLLTLENPKELIGDSTNSSIHSGVVNGLVYEIDGFIADYKLKYPNFIIILTGGDTVFLAKRLKNTIFANSNFLLESLNRKFHYNIKK
- a CDS encoding helix-turn-helix domain-containing protein, with protein sequence MEILACPKCQETHITKSGIINNKQRYLCKKCKYFFTVNKLGKKIDDYYVTKALQLYLEGLSYREIERIIGVSHVTVSNWVKSFNIKKPSHTNYHPTYKILNHLELIEYIKKKELISGAGMIITELGDKFMLIKWERFKD